Proteins from a genomic interval of Microbacterium abyssi:
- a CDS encoding alpha/beta family hydrolase — protein sequence MPFDVELPKGSVSVSTAWGEGSGRGIVLVAHGAGAGMEHPFLVGLTDALNAIGFSTLRFNFPYREQGRRMPGPAAHAIATWRAAVAHARVRMPDGPLWAAGKSYGGRMASMAVADGLEVDGLVYLGYPLHPPGESEKLRAEHLPSIAVPQLFVEGTNDPFIQPTSQLEDVVGACQDARIVWIEGGGHSFEVKGHKRPADEIGASLAPLIGDFADR from the coding sequence GTGCCGTTCGACGTCGAGCTCCCGAAGGGATCTGTCTCGGTCTCGACGGCGTGGGGCGAAGGCTCCGGCCGCGGCATCGTGCTCGTCGCGCACGGTGCGGGCGCGGGCATGGAGCATCCTTTCCTCGTCGGACTCACCGACGCCCTGAACGCAATCGGTTTCTCGACGCTGCGATTCAACTTCCCGTACCGCGAACAGGGCAGGCGGATGCCGGGGCCGGCGGCCCACGCGATCGCGACCTGGCGCGCCGCGGTCGCACACGCCCGCGTGCGGATGCCGGATGGTCCGCTGTGGGCGGCCGGCAAGTCGTACGGCGGGCGGATGGCGTCGATGGCCGTGGCCGACGGTCTCGAGGTCGACGGTCTCGTCTACCTCGGCTATCCGCTGCATCCTCCGGGGGAGTCCGAGAAGCTGCGCGCCGAGCATCTGCCGTCGATCGCTGTGCCGCAACTGTTCGTCGAGGGCACGAACGACCCCTTCATCCAGCCGACCTCCCAGCTCGAGGACGTCGTCGGGGCCTGCCAGGACGCCCGCATCGTCTGGATCGAGGGCGGCGGCCACTCCTTCGAGGTGAAGGGGCACAAGCGTCCTGCCGATGAGATCGGCGCATCCCTCGCGCCGCTCATCGGGGACTTCGCCGATCGCTGA
- a CDS encoding general stress protein — translation MSMLNRPANGTAVGEAVASVREYEAAQKTVSKLIAAEVPARDIAIVGQGVRTIERITGRLGYAAAARSGAVNGVLIGLLLSAILVIGNPDAPIQLFVGFVFIGVALGMILSLVTYAIVRRRRDFASVTQLAADHYEVTVLPASLAKAREALGTSPRTQVVRPPADLDEPPRYGERVAPGADAAAAQAPAGHVIPPRPADPAPQYGERVTPEEPTTESSAPAEAAAPAADATPAADAGIPAEDEAPKKRDDGES, via the coding sequence ATGAGCATGTTGAACCGTCCTGCGAACGGCACGGCCGTCGGCGAGGCCGTCGCATCGGTCCGCGAATACGAGGCCGCCCAGAAGACGGTGTCGAAGCTGATCGCCGCCGAGGTGCCCGCCCGCGACATCGCGATCGTGGGGCAGGGGGTGCGAACGATCGAGCGCATCACCGGACGTCTCGGCTATGCGGCCGCCGCCCGTTCCGGTGCGGTCAACGGCGTGCTCATCGGATTGCTGCTCTCGGCGATCCTCGTGATCGGCAACCCGGATGCCCCGATTCAACTGTTCGTGGGATTCGTGTTCATCGGCGTCGCTCTCGGCATGATCCTCAGCCTGGTGACCTACGCGATCGTCCGTCGCCGCCGGGACTTCGCCAGCGTCACGCAGCTCGCCGCCGACCACTACGAGGTCACCGTGCTGCCCGCGTCGCTCGCGAAGGCGCGCGAGGCGCTCGGAACGTCACCGCGCACTCAGGTGGTGCGGCCGCCGGCCGACCTCGACGAGCCGCCGCGCTATGGCGAGCGCGTCGCCCCCGGGGCGGATGCCGCCGCGGCACAGGCGCCGGCCGGGCACGTCATCCCTCCACGTCCCGCTGACCCCGCTCCGCAGTACGGTGAGCGGGTGACGCCGGAAGAGCCCACGACAGAGTCCTCGGCACCCGCAGAGGCCGCAGCACCTGCGGCCGACGCAACGCCTGCTGCTGACGCCGGAATCCCGGCCGAGGACGAAGCACCGAAGAAACGCGACGACGGCGAGAGCTGA
- a CDS encoding YdcF family protein, translating to MSRSRWSLRRLFWAGFTTYASAAAWAEYVHWRSSWRTLGTAAGTDDDASAERTEAVVVLGYGNHGDRANFVNRYRVRAGIRSRDRTADSAVVMCGGTVEGDTPEAVLMEQYAREELGYTGRIVLEPDSRSTWENIENAIPLIEHADVIKIVSNSPHAEVAREYLWQQRPDLAERLVRADEHRFGEIVPMKIGAALRLVLFRWQHR from the coding sequence TTGAGCCGTTCCCGCTGGAGCCTGCGCCGACTGTTCTGGGCGGGCTTCACAACCTACGCATCAGCCGCAGCGTGGGCCGAGTACGTGCACTGGCGTTCCAGCTGGCGAACGCTGGGCACGGCTGCGGGGACCGACGACGATGCGAGTGCGGAGCGCACTGAGGCCGTGGTCGTCCTGGGCTACGGCAATCACGGCGACCGTGCGAACTTCGTGAACCGCTACCGGGTGCGTGCCGGCATCCGATCGCGGGATCGCACGGCAGACAGCGCCGTCGTGATGTGCGGCGGAACTGTCGAGGGCGATACCCCTGAAGCCGTGCTCATGGAGCAGTATGCGCGCGAGGAGCTCGGCTACACCGGGCGCATCGTGCTCGAGCCGGACAGCCGCTCGACGTGGGAGAACATCGAGAACGCGATCCCCCTGATCGAACACGCCGATGTCATCAAGATCGTGTCGAACTCACCGCACGCCGAGGTCGCGCGGGAGTATCTGTGGCAGCAGCGCCCTGATCTTGCCGAGCGGCTCGTCCGCGCCGACGAGCACCGCTTCGGCGAGATCGTGCCGATGAAGATCGGCGCGGCCCTGCGGCTCGTGCTGTTCCGCTGGCAGCACCGCTGA
- a CDS encoding reductase, translating into MTDVLILGGTGWLSGRIARRWLDEGARVTCLARGERPAPDGAVLVRGDRDDTGAYELLDRDWDEVVDVSSRASHVRDAVDALGDRSAHWTYISSMSVYADADVHGADESARLEEPAQDGDDYEYAAQKVAAEGFVHALGDLAHIVRPGLIVGPGDPSDRFGYWAAAFDRAGFEPVLVPSGEGRFAQVIDVDDLAAFAANTALTGIRNAIGDPYPLDDVLASFRTAAAHTGETVVAGDEWLQAHDVQPWMGERSLPLWLPLEWSGFMTRSNAAYREAGGTRTPIETLIDRVLADERARGVDRPRRAGLTRSDERELLAELAS; encoded by the coding sequence ATGACCGACGTACTGATCCTCGGAGGAACCGGCTGGCTGTCCGGCCGCATCGCACGGCGCTGGCTGGATGAGGGCGCGCGAGTGACGTGCCTCGCGAGGGGCGAGCGCCCCGCGCCCGATGGAGCAGTGCTCGTCCGCGGCGACCGCGACGACACGGGCGCATACGAGCTGCTCGACCGTGACTGGGACGAGGTGGTCGACGTCTCATCCCGTGCATCGCACGTGCGCGACGCCGTCGACGCCCTCGGAGACCGCTCCGCGCACTGGACGTACATCTCGTCGATGTCCGTCTATGCCGACGCAGATGTCCACGGCGCCGACGAGAGCGCCCGCCTGGAAGAACCGGCTCAGGACGGCGACGACTACGAGTACGCCGCGCAGAAAGTCGCGGCCGAAGGGTTCGTTCACGCACTCGGCGATCTCGCGCACATCGTCCGGCCCGGCCTCATCGTCGGCCCCGGCGACCCGAGCGACCGCTTCGGCTACTGGGCCGCGGCGTTCGACCGGGCGGGCTTCGAACCCGTCCTCGTGCCCAGCGGGGAGGGCCGATTCGCGCAGGTCATCGACGTGGACGATCTCGCCGCGTTCGCCGCGAACACGGCGCTCACGGGCATCCGCAATGCGATCGGCGACCCGTATCCGCTCGACGACGTACTCGCCTCGTTCCGCACAGCCGCCGCGCACACCGGCGAGACCGTCGTCGCGGGTGACGAGTGGCTCCAAGCACATGACGTCCAGCCGTGGATGGGAGAGCGTTCGCTGCCGCTCTGGCTGCCCTTGGAGTGGTCCGGCTTCATGACGCGCTCCAACGCCGCCTATCGTGAGGCCGGCGGCACCCGGACGCCCATCGAGACCCTCATCGATCGCGTGCTCGCCGATGAGCGCGCGCGTGGCGTCGATCGCCCGCGCCGCGCAGGCCTCACGAGGAGCGACGAGCGCGAACTCCTCGCCGAGCTCGCATCCTGA
- a CDS encoding DUF3054 domain-containing protein, producing the protein MVLLLDLVLVVVFCVIGRLSHAEGIFGDLPGLLNTIWPFVVALLIAHLVLLVRRVRIERMLPGLVVWAITVVFGLLLRAVSGQGTALPFIIVATLTLALFLLGWRAALAFARRMRASARLE; encoded by the coding sequence GTGGTGCTCCTCCTGGATCTGGTGCTGGTCGTCGTGTTCTGCGTGATCGGGCGGCTCTCGCACGCCGAGGGGATCTTCGGCGACCTGCCCGGTCTGCTGAACACGATCTGGCCGTTCGTCGTCGCGCTGTTGATCGCTCACCTCGTGCTGCTCGTTCGCCGGGTGCGTATCGAACGGATGCTGCCGGGCCTGGTGGTCTGGGCGATCACGGTCGTGTTCGGCCTGCTGCTGCGCGCGGTCAGCGGTCAGGGGACGGCGCTGCCGTTCATCATCGTGGCCACTCTGACGCTGGCACTGTTCCTGCTCGGCTGGCGCGCAGCGCTGGCGTTCGCGCGACGAATGCGAGCGTCAGCGCGACTCGAATAA
- a CDS encoding aminopeptidase P family protein, whose amino-acid sequence MSTAENETIEEAPVTNRKQPFPRGFLETISTGWADRPESLPAARPQAAFAAARRAKVSAAFPGKRLVIEAGSLKQRSNDTDYPFRTHSAFAHLTGWATDTEPDSVLVFEPTDAGHDITLYFRERADRTTTEFYADATVGEFWIGPRPSLAGVSADLAVATDHLAAFAASDEDVTLADAELERFVSELRLVKDEYEIAEIRRAVEITARGFDDIIRALPDAATHARGERVVEGVFHRRAREDGNGEGYDTISASGPHACYLHWTRNDGAVIPGDLILVDAGVEADSLYTADITRTLPVSGTFSDVQRRVYETVLEAADAAFAAARPGVKFREVHEAAMTVIAKRTAEWGLLPVTAEEALDADAGGQHRRYMVHGTSHHLGIDVHDCAQARREMYYDGVLEPGMVFTIEPGLYFQIDDLTVPEELRGIGVRIEDDIVMTADGPVNLSADIPRTVSDIEAWIARGLRV is encoded by the coding sequence ATGAGCACCGCAGAGAACGAGACGATCGAAGAGGCCCCCGTCACGAACCGCAAGCAGCCGTTCCCCCGCGGCTTCCTCGAGACGATCTCGACCGGATGGGCCGATCGCCCGGAATCGCTGCCCGCCGCCCGCCCGCAGGCCGCGTTCGCAGCCGCCCGTCGCGCCAAGGTGTCTGCGGCGTTCCCCGGCAAGCGGCTCGTCATCGAGGCCGGGTCGCTCAAGCAGCGCAGCAACGACACCGACTATCCGTTCCGTACTCACTCCGCATTCGCTCATCTCACCGGCTGGGCGACAGACACCGAGCCGGATTCGGTGCTCGTCTTCGAGCCGACGGATGCCGGCCACGACATCACCCTGTACTTCCGCGAGCGCGCGGACCGCACCACGACCGAGTTCTACGCAGACGCCACGGTCGGCGAGTTCTGGATCGGCCCTCGCCCCTCGCTCGCGGGTGTCTCGGCCGACCTCGCGGTCGCCACTGATCACCTGGCCGCCTTCGCTGCGTCCGATGAAGACGTGACGCTGGCGGATGCCGAGCTCGAGCGGTTCGTCTCGGAGCTGCGCCTGGTGAAGGACGAGTACGAGATCGCCGAGATTCGCCGCGCCGTCGAGATCACCGCACGCGGGTTCGACGACATCATCCGCGCCCTGCCCGATGCGGCCACGCACGCCCGCGGCGAGCGCGTCGTCGAGGGCGTGTTCCACCGCCGGGCACGCGAGGACGGCAATGGCGAGGGCTACGACACGATCTCGGCATCCGGTCCGCACGCCTGCTACCTGCACTGGACGCGCAACGACGGGGCCGTGATCCCCGGAGACCTCATCCTCGTGGATGCCGGAGTCGAGGCCGACAGTCTCTACACCGCCGACATCACCCGCACGCTCCCGGTGAGCGGCACGTTCTCGGACGTGCAGCGCCGGGTGTACGAGACTGTGCTCGAGGCGGCGGATGCCGCGTTCGCGGCTGCTCGTCCCGGCGTGAAGTTCCGTGAGGTGCACGAGGCGGCCATGACCGTGATCGCGAAGCGGACGGCCGAGTGGGGCCTGCTCCCGGTGACCGCCGAAGAGGCACTCGACGCGGATGCCGGTGGCCAGCACCGTCGCTACATGGTGCACGGCACCTCGCACCACCTCGGGATCGATGTGCACGACTGCGCGCAGGCGCGACGCGAGATGTACTACGACGGCGTGCTCGAACCCGGGATGGTCTTCACGATCGAGCCGGGGCTGTACTTCCAGATCGACGACCTCACGGTGCCCGAGGAGCTGCGCGGCATCGGCGTGCGCATCGAGGACGACATCGTCATGACCGCGGACGGTCCGGTGAACCTGTCGGCCGACATCCCGCGCACGGTCTCGGACATCGAGGCATGGATCGCGAGGGGTCTGAGGGTTTGA
- a CDS encoding magnesium transporter MgtE N-terminal domain-containing protein — translation MSTQRVFVARLAGCAVFDPVGDRLGKVRDVVIVYRSTVSPRVIGLVVEIPGRRHVFLSIGRVTSIRAGQVLTTGLINVRRFQPRPGEVRVLAELLGRRVELADGSGSAVIEDVAIEPNRLGEWSVSQLFLRKPKTSASPFAKGPTTFAAWNEVAEKRTPGESQSAEQLVASYSELHAADLATTLLDLPQRRLIEVAEELPDDRLADALEEMPEEDQVHILDGLGDERAADILDHMEPDDAADLLAQLPKKRLEQLLDLMEPEEAEDVRTLLSYGPDTAGGLMTTEPIVLSADATVAEALALIRRHELHPALAAAVFVTLPPFETPTGRLLGVVHFQRMLRYPPHERLGAIVDETMEPISATASAAETARLLASYDLVSLPVVDAAGRLVGVVSIDDVLDYLLPDDWRTQDSDDSMTKGGAR, via the coding sequence GTGAGCACACAACGGGTTTTCGTCGCGCGCCTGGCAGGCTGCGCCGTCTTCGACCCCGTGGGCGACCGGCTCGGCAAGGTCCGGGATGTCGTCATCGTGTACCGAAGTACCGTCTCCCCCCGCGTGATCGGCCTGGTCGTCGAGATCCCCGGCCGTCGCCACGTGTTCTTGTCCATCGGACGGGTCACCTCGATCCGCGCAGGACAGGTGCTCACGACCGGCCTCATCAATGTGCGCCGCTTCCAGCCGCGCCCCGGCGAGGTGCGCGTGCTCGCCGAGCTCCTGGGACGCCGCGTCGAGCTCGCCGACGGCAGCGGCAGCGCTGTCATCGAGGATGTCGCGATCGAGCCGAACCGTCTCGGCGAGTGGAGTGTCAGCCAGCTCTTCCTGCGCAAGCCGAAGACGAGCGCATCGCCGTTCGCGAAGGGCCCGACGACGTTCGCCGCCTGGAACGAGGTCGCGGAGAAGCGCACGCCCGGCGAATCGCAGTCCGCAGAGCAGCTGGTCGCGTCGTACTCCGAACTGCACGCCGCAGACCTCGCGACCACGCTGCTCGACCTTCCGCAGCGGCGCCTGATCGAGGTGGCCGAGGAGCTTCCGGACGACCGACTCGCCGACGCGCTCGAAGAGATGCCCGAAGAGGACCAGGTGCACATCCTCGATGGCCTCGGCGACGAGCGTGCCGCCGACATCCTCGACCACATGGAGCCCGACGACGCGGCCGACCTGCTGGCACAGCTGCCGAAGAAACGGCTCGAGCAGCTGCTCGACCTCATGGAGCCCGAAGAGGCCGAGGACGTCCGCACCCTGCTCAGCTATGGTCCGGACACGGCCGGCGGTCTGATGACCACGGAGCCGATCGTCCTGTCCGCCGACGCCACCGTAGCCGAGGCGCTCGCACTGATCCGCCGCCATGAACTGCACCCCGCGCTGGCGGCCGCCGTGTTCGTCACGCTGCCGCCGTTCGAGACCCCGACGGGGCGCCTGCTCGGCGTCGTGCATTTCCAGCGGATGCTGCGCTACCCGCCGCATGAGCGGCTCGGCGCGATCGTCGACGAGACGATGGAGCCGATCTCGGCGACGGCCTCGGCAGCCGAGACGGCCCGCCTGCTCGCGAGCTACGACCTCGTCTCATTGCCCGTCGTGGATGCCGCCGGGCGCCTCGTCGGCGTCGTCAGCATCGACGACGTGCTCGACTATCTGCTGCCGGACGACTGGCGCACGCAGGATTCCGATGACTCGATGACGAAGGGCGGTGCACGATGA
- a CDS encoding HNH endonuclease signature motif containing protein, translating to MEQFFDDVGDRPRDAAFVIGSALDDLQCADIDLNRYAARRGAQIADAVALARRNPEVFVLEDAQDAADQAERAAVSDIALRLKRSEEDVQAELAVVQAAIRCLPTLWGHARDGFVSMYLVTRTVGALGRVRAPANATAEQQEAEREAARRIDEATSEWAFTCSPVNFLRRLKRLTDRLDPEPAEVRHTRAVADRRVCVEHVDDGMSWCNAYIPTTEALAADRRLTATAKQVKKSDPSETRTIAQIRADLYSEWLRGVGTDRAAQTKIFVTIPVQLLDDADADAVDLPEETAEIVGHGPIDPLTAKQLLLDTGVFRRVIVDPIRSVIVDMDRRSRHATQAQRDWLILQHGTCARDGCTRLALDADIDHNTPWAQGGTTNLEDLRPLCPRHHVDRHRTRAIYRSRPDGTVEVTTPTGYRSAARHPRLAPPSVPPPHSPSAISSHHRSEQLTFRAGLD from the coding sequence ATGGAGCAGTTCTTCGATGATGTGGGTGATCGGCCTCGTGATGCCGCGTTCGTCATCGGGTCTGCTCTGGATGATCTGCAGTGCGCGGATATCGATCTGAATCGGTATGCGGCGCGGCGTGGGGCGCAGATCGCGGATGCTGTCGCTCTGGCGCGCCGGAACCCCGAGGTGTTCGTGCTGGAGGACGCACAGGATGCGGCTGATCAGGCTGAGCGTGCGGCGGTCTCCGATATCGCCCTGCGGCTGAAGCGGTCCGAGGAGGACGTGCAGGCTGAGCTCGCTGTCGTGCAGGCCGCGATACGGTGCCTGCCCACCTTGTGGGGGCATGCGCGGGACGGGTTCGTGTCGATGTATCTCGTGACGCGGACGGTGGGGGCGCTGGGCAGGGTGCGGGCTCCCGCGAATGCCACGGCGGAGCAGCAGGAGGCCGAGCGCGAGGCGGCGCGACGGATCGATGAGGCGACCTCGGAGTGGGCGTTCACCTGTTCCCCGGTCAACTTCCTGCGCCGCCTCAAGCGCCTGACCGACCGACTCGACCCCGAACCCGCGGAGGTGCGTCATACCCGTGCGGTGGCCGACCGGCGGGTGTGCGTCGAGCATGTGGACGACGGGATGAGCTGGTGCAACGCCTACATCCCCACCACGGAGGCGCTCGCCGCCGACCGGCGGCTCACCGCGACGGCGAAGCAGGTGAAGAAGAGCGACCCGTCCGAGACGCGCACGATCGCGCAGATCCGCGCCGACCTGTACTCCGAGTGGCTGCGCGGGGTCGGCACCGACCGGGCCGCGCAGACCAAGATCTTCGTCACCATCCCCGTCCAACTCCTCGACGACGCCGACGCCGACGCTGTCGACCTGCCCGAAGAGACCGCCGAGATCGTCGGCCACGGCCCGATCGACCCGCTCACCGCGAAGCAGCTGCTCCTCGACACCGGCGTCTTCCGCCGGGTGATCGTCGACCCGATCCGCAGCGTGATCGTCGACATGGACCGCCGCAGCCGCCACGCCACACAAGCCCAGCGCGACTGGCTCATCCTGCAGCACGGCACCTGCGCGAGAGACGGCTGCACCCGACTCGCCCTCGACGCCGACATCGACCACAACACCCCCTGGGCACAAGGCGGCACAACCAACCTCGAAGACCTCCGGCCCCTCTGCCCCAGACACCACGTCGACAGGCATCGAACCCGCGCCATCTACCGATCCCGCCCCGACGGGACCGTCGAAGTCACCACCCCCACCGGATACCGCAGCGCAGCCCGCCACCCGAGACTCGCGCCACCGAGCGTGCCGCCCCCGCACAGCCCGTCCGCGATCTCGTCGCACCACCGTTCTGAGCAGCTCACCTTCCGAGCGGGCCTAGACTGA
- a CDS encoding bifunctional hydroxymethylpyrimidine kinase/phosphomethylpyrimidine kinase, whose product MTADLSVYLVTDAALCGDRGVAAVVREAVAGGVSFVQLRDKTASDAEIVEQLIELSEITAGRAALVVNDRLDAAIEARRRGARVDGVHLGQGDASVLRARELLGPDALIGLTANTHAHLEAVRALPPGTVDHLGVGVIRPTSTKSDHPPALGIEGFRAIAAASPVPCVAIGGVGIDDAAPLRDAGAAGVAVVSALCAAEDPREAARALRRRWFGTRGVPRVLSIAGSDPSGGAGIQADLKAIAANGGYGMAVVTALTAQNTRGVRAVHVPPVQFLAEQLDAISDDIAVDAVKIGMLANADVIRTVKDWLERERPETVVIDPVMISTSGDRLLDSAAESALFELLHSADIVTPNLAELAVLGGTDPITEWEHAKEVAAALATRLDATVLVKGGHLGGAESPDALVTAHSTEEFTGGRIATDATHGTGCSLSSALTTRRATGEDWRDALRAARAWLRESLRAADDLGVGHGNGPVHHFAGLWSRGGLTTHPTPEELRAQWWTRIGEVRSDIDALPFIRALSDGTLERTVFLDYLAQDALYLGEYARVLAEAARLAPTREEQVFWARGANGAIAGEMELHSSWLVTRSGAGYVEPNAVTTAYLDHLRAAGYRGDYDELIAAVLPCYWLYADLGARLRRGDLGAYARDPEHPYASWLRTYGDDVFAQTAEEAIGHVIARACAVTEQTRARMFHAFEVAAGHERAFFAAPL is encoded by the coding sequence ATGACCGCGGATCTGTCCGTCTACCTCGTCACCGATGCCGCACTGTGCGGTGACCGCGGAGTCGCCGCGGTGGTCCGTGAAGCGGTCGCCGGCGGGGTGAGCTTCGTCCAGTTGCGAGACAAGACGGCCTCGGATGCCGAGATCGTCGAACAGCTCATCGAACTCTCCGAGATCACGGCCGGTCGCGCTGCCCTGGTCGTCAACGACCGTCTGGATGCCGCCATCGAGGCACGCCGCCGCGGCGCTCGAGTCGACGGCGTCCACCTCGGACAGGGCGACGCTTCGGTACTTCGTGCCAGAGAACTGCTGGGACCGGACGCGCTGATCGGGCTCACGGCCAACACGCACGCACACCTCGAGGCTGTGCGTGCGCTGCCGCCGGGAACGGTCGATCACCTCGGCGTCGGCGTCATCCGGCCGACGAGTACAAAGTCGGATCATCCGCCGGCGCTGGGCATCGAGGGGTTCCGAGCCATCGCCGCAGCGAGTCCCGTGCCGTGCGTCGCCATCGGCGGGGTCGGCATCGACGATGCCGCCCCGTTGCGGGACGCCGGGGCGGCGGGCGTGGCCGTCGTCTCCGCACTGTGCGCAGCCGAGGACCCGCGTGAGGCGGCTCGTGCTCTCCGCCGTCGGTGGTTCGGCACCCGGGGGGTGCCGCGGGTGCTCAGCATCGCCGGCAGCGATCCGTCCGGAGGTGCCGGGATTCAGGCCGACCTCAAGGCGATCGCTGCGAACGGCGGTTACGGGATGGCGGTCGTGACCGCCCTCACTGCGCAGAACACGCGGGGCGTCCGCGCCGTGCACGTGCCGCCGGTGCAGTTCCTCGCCGAGCAGCTGGACGCGATCTCCGACGACATCGCCGTTGACGCCGTGAAGATCGGCATGCTCGCGAACGCCGATGTCATCAGGACCGTGAAGGACTGGCTCGAGCGGGAGCGGCCCGAGACCGTCGTGATCGACCCGGTCATGATCTCAACGAGCGGTGATCGACTGCTTGATTCCGCGGCGGAGAGCGCGCTGTTCGAGCTGCTGCACAGCGCCGACATCGTCACCCCCAACCTCGCCGAGCTCGCTGTGCTCGGCGGGACAGATCCCATCACCGAGTGGGAACACGCGAAGGAGGTCGCGGCTGCTCTCGCGACTCGCCTCGACGCAACTGTCCTCGTCAAGGGCGGGCATCTCGGTGGTGCCGAATCGCCTGACGCCCTGGTCACCGCACACAGCACCGAGGAGTTCACGGGCGGGCGCATCGCCACGGACGCCACGCACGGCACCGGCTGCTCGCTCTCCTCGGCGCTGACGACACGCCGCGCGACAGGCGAAGACTGGCGTGACGCACTGCGCGCCGCTCGCGCGTGGCTGCGGGAATCGCTGCGCGCGGCCGACGACCTCGGCGTCGGGCACGGAAACGGGCCGGTGCACCACTTCGCGGGTCTCTGGAGCCGCGGGGGCCTCACGACTCACCCGACGCCGGAGGAGCTGAGAGCCCAGTGGTGGACGCGCATCGGCGAGGTGCGTTCGGACATCGACGCGCTGCCGTTCATCCGAGCGCTCTCCGACGGCACTCTCGAACGCACCGTGTTCCTCGACTATCTCGCGCAGGACGCCCTTTACCTGGGCGAGTACGCCCGAGTTCTCGCGGAGGCCGCGAGGCTGGCGCCCACGCGAGAGGAGCAGGTGTTCTGGGCCAGAGGTGCCAACGGCGCCATCGCCGGTGAGATGGAGCTGCACTCGTCGTGGTTGGTCACCCGGTCAGGTGCCGGGTACGTCGAACCGAACGCGGTCACGACTGCCTACCTCGATCACCTGCGCGCTGCCGGGTACCGCGGCGACTACGACGAGCTGATCGCCGCCGTGCTGCCCTGCTACTGGCTGTACGCCGACCTCGGTGCTCGTCTGCGTCGGGGCGATCTCGGCGCGTATGCGCGTGATCCGGAGCATCCTTACGCCTCCTGGCTGCGGACGTACGGCGACGACGTCTTCGCGCAGACCGCTGAGGAGGCGATCGGTCACGTCATCGCCCGGGCGTGCGCGGTCACGGAACAGACACGTGCGCGGATGTTCCATGCTTTCGAGGTCGCGGCCGGTCATGAACGGGCCTTCTTCGCCGCTCCGCTCTGA
- the thiM gene encoding hydroxyethylthiazole kinase has product MSDRLRPSSICSVAEEAAPLLERVRTTSPLTHCITNSVVTGFTANVLLAIGAAPAMVDIVDESGMFARVASGLLVNLGTPAPEQRAATHEAVAGAVAADTPWVLDPVAIGALPVRTALAHELVAQRPSAIRGNASEILALARMSAGGRGVDATDSPDAAAEAAASLAVRFGSVVAVSGEVDLLTDGERVIRIANGDVLLTRVTGGGCALGAVMAAFLGAARGTGVSALTAVASASLFYAVAAERAAQQAAGPGSFAVALLDALSSTTADHVAESARVESLLA; this is encoded by the coding sequence TTGAGCGACCGTCTGCGTCCATCGTCCATCTGCTCAGTCGCAGAGGAGGCCGCACCACTCCTCGAACGGGTGCGCACCACCTCACCCCTGACCCACTGCATCACCAACTCGGTGGTCACCGGCTTCACCGCGAACGTTCTGCTTGCGATCGGCGCCGCGCCCGCGATGGTCGACATCGTCGATGAATCGGGCATGTTCGCCCGCGTGGCCTCCGGTCTGCTCGTGAACCTCGGCACGCCCGCCCCTGAGCAGCGGGCCGCAACTCACGAGGCGGTGGCAGGCGCCGTGGCCGCCGATACACCGTGGGTGCTCGACCCGGTCGCCATCGGAGCGCTCCCGGTGCGGACCGCTCTGGCCCACGAGCTCGTCGCGCAACGGCCGTCGGCTATCCGGGGCAACGCGTCGGAGATTCTCGCTCTCGCTCGGATGAGCGCCGGAGGCAGGGGAGTGGATGCCACCGACAGCCCGGATGCCGCAGCGGAAGCGGCGGCATCCCTCGCGGTCCGATTCGGCAGTGTCGTCGCCGTCTCCGGTGAGGTCGATCTGCTCACCGACGGCGAGCGTGTCATCCGAATCGCGAACGGCGACGTCCTCCTCACCCGCGTCACCGGCGGCGGCTGCGCCCTCGGCGCGGTGATGGCGGCCTTCCTCGGAGCGGCGCGCGGCACCGGCGTCTCCGCTCTGACCGCCGTGGCCTCGGCGTCGCTGTTCTATGCTGTCGCGGCCGAGCGTGCGGCGCAGCAGGCCGCGGGCCCGGGATCGTTCGCGGTCGCGCTGCTCGACGCGCTCTCGAGCACGACCGCGGACCACGTCGCCGAATCGGCGCGCGTCGAGTCCCTCCTCGCATGA